The segment GGAACCACGAGCAACTGATGGCGGAGCGCGGCGAATATTTCAACCTGGTTACCGCCCAGTTTCGGGTATTGGGCGCGGGTTGAGAAAGCAGATGGAAAAAACACGTCCTCCGAATTCGGGGGACGTTCCTCTTTGTCTTGATATCGAAGGCTCCAATCCCTTCCATGTCAAATTGGCTCTGAACGCCGGGGTTGTGTGGTCCGGTTTCAGATGGCATCACCCGCCGGGGGAAGGGAGGCCGATCCTGACCCAGATGACCTTGGGAAGCCTGATGTTCACTCTGGGGCTGATCTGCCGGGTAATCGGCGGGCACTGGGGCTGGTTTGTCGCGGGGATGATCATTCTGACCATCGGGGAAATCCTTCTCTTTCCTTCAGGCAGTCTCTTTATCGACGGATTGGCCCCGGCGAGGATGAGAGGGGTGGCTTTCGCTCCATCGGTTTCTTTATCGGCCCGACCTTGGGCGGGTGGTTGCCGGTGGGCGGCGGCTTCCGAACCTTTTTCCTGCTGGCGGGGGTTGTCACTTTGGGGATGCTCTTCTACTGGACCTTGATATAATAGGATCGACTCACTGGAAAGGAGTATTCCATGAAACGTCTCGATTCTGTCCTCATCGGTTTGTTGGCGGCCAGTGCGGTGGTCTTCGGTGTGTTGGACGCTGCCGGGGTGATCGCTTTGAAACCGGTCTATCTGCTCTGTTATGCCCTGGCTGTTGCGGTGATTTTCATCCCCGGCAAGGGAAATACAGGGCGGGTGATCAGGCTGGCTCTCCTCTTTCTGATCTTCGCCGCGGTCCCCTACGGGTGGGAACAATGGGCTTTCTTCAGGCAAGGGGTGGACCGGTTCACACCTGCCGTGCTTGCAGTCGTTTTGGGTTGCTCCCTCTTTGCTTACCGGAGGGGTAAAGGGGGATCATAAAAGAGAGGCATCACTTTTGGTTGGACAAAGCAGTCGCCCATATGGCTGTTGCGGGATGGAGTTCCCACAGCCGGTTGCCCCGATCCGGTAATCGCGATATGATAGGTGGCGAACATATATTCCGGATGGAGGGGAAGCGATATGTCCTCAACTCCATATGAGATCCGTCAAACCGTCGGCACCATCTCCGAAAACGCCAAGGGCTGGAAGAAGGAACTGAATCTGATCAGTTGGAATGGGCGTGAACCCAAGTATGACCTGCGCAGCTGGTCCCCGGATCATGAACGGATGGGCAAAGGGGTGACCCTGACAGCAGAGGAGCTGAGACAGCTGCGGGAGTTGTTGAACGGGATGGATTTGTAATGTATTCTTTCTATAAGAAACCAACAGGATCAGACAGAGCGAGAAAAGGAGGGGATGGGGGCATGGAGGAAGTGAAGGGGATGCTTCAATCCCTTCTGGAGGGGCAACAGATGATCGCCGCCCGG is part of the Kroppenstedtia eburnea genome and harbors:
- a CDS encoding YdbC family protein codes for the protein MSSTPYEIRQTVGTISENAKGWKKELNLISWNGREPKYDLRSWSPDHERMGKGVTLTAEELRQLRELLNGMDL